Part of the Leptolyngbya sp. BL0902 genome, CCGGCGATGCCGTCGCCGCTGAACCAGCATCGCCATCCCCTGTCCCAGCAACCTCCGCTGAGCCCCCCGCCGGATCGCCCCAGGGATCATCCATCGACTCAGGTCTAGCCGCCCTCACTCCACCCCAGCCCCCCCTGCCTTCCCCCGCCGTTGCTCCCCCTGCGGCCCAACCTCCACCTCGCCGGGTGGTGGTAGGGGGTAGTCCTAGCGCCGAGGTGGCTTCGTCCCGTCCGGTGGCCCCAAGGCGGGGGGCGTTCTATCAGGCGTTATCTACCCTGCCCTTGGCTTGGCGCTGGGGGCTGGCAGGCGGGCTAGCCCTAGGAGCAGCGGCGGTTGTAGGGCTGTTCCTGCGCCCAACGGCCCCACCAGCCCCACCCCAGCCCGCCCCTGCCCCCGGAGGCTGGACGACCCCCTCCCCGGAGGGGCCACTCTCCAGCAGCGGTAATGGGGTGGTAGTGCTGCAAGCCATCCAACACCTGACCACAGGCCGACCTGCCCAAGCCCGCCGCTCCATTGAGCACCTGCTAGATCAGCGCGATTTAGCCGCTGCCCAATCGGTGCTGGCCGCCGCCGATGCCGACCAGCTCTTGGAGGCCGACTTGGCCTTTGTGCGGGGGCGCTTGCTGTGGCAGCAGGCCATGATTGGCGACCAGGGGGCCACTCCCTACGATGCCCGTCGGGCGTGGGATCAGGCTATTCAAGATCGGGAGGACTTCCTAGAAGCCTGGGTGGCCCTTGGCTTTGCCCACTATGTGCTCGCTGACAATGATTTGGCCATTGCCGCCTGGGAGACGGCCCTGCGCCTCGACCAAGCCCAACTGCGGGATCGCAACCCCGATGGCCCGTCTCAGGTGTCCTCTAGCTTCACCACCAACGCCATGGCGGGGTTGGCCCTGGCCTATGCCCGCCGAGGGGAACAAACCACCGACCCCGCTGAACGCCAAGCCGCCCTGGCCCAGGCCAACACCTACCTCCTGATGGTGGTCAACCTCGACCCCACCATCCTCGACCCCAGAGTTCTGGGCCTGCGCTGGATTTGGACGCCCGCCCTGATCGACACCTGGCGCACCACCGTCAGCCGTCTGGCTACCCTAGCCCCCGATCCAGAGGCCCTCCCACCGGAGGCTGCCGACTAGACCTAGGGCAACGATGGCCCATGGGCGGCGGCATAGCGGTCGATGGCATCAAACAGGGCAACGATGTGGTCTGGCGTGGTGAAGGGATTCAGCAGCACCGCCTTCAGCCACCGTTGCCCTTGCCACAGCGGCAGCGACAGAAACACTTCGGCCTCCGTCAGCAAAAAGTGTTGCAGTCCGGTATTCCAGGCGTCCCAGGTATCTTCGGGCTGGTCGGGCGGGCAGCCCCGAAAGCACAGGACGTTCATCTCCGGTTCCGTCGCAAGAGCCAGGTAGGGTCGCTGATGAATATGATCCACCATCAGCGCCGCCAGGTGGTAGCCGTGGTCTACCAGGGCTGCACAACCCGCCTTGCCCAGGTGCTGCAACGACAGCCACAGCTTCAGCACATCGGGATGACGGGTGCCCTGCACCGAAATTTCCCCCAGGTTGACCCAGTCGGCATCGGTGTTCATGTAGGGGGCCGGGATGCGGAAATGGCTCTGGAGGAGGCCCATTTCCCGAAACAGCACCGAGGCACAGGTTTTGGTAACATACAGCCACTTCTGAGGATTAAAGGTGACAGAGTCAGCCACCTCAATTCCCGCCAGCCGATGACGATGCTGGGGCGAAAAGGCTAGGGCTCCACCATAGGCCGCATCCACATGGAACCAGAGGTCGTGGGCCTGGGCGATCTGGTGAATAGCAGGCAGGGGATCAATATTGCCCGTCACGGTGGTTCCCGCCGTGGCAACTACTGCAAAGGGCTGCTGGCCCTGGGCCTGAGCCTGGGCAATGGCCTGCTCCAGGGCTGCCACATCCATCCGGCCCTGGCTACTTGGAATGAGGATCACCCCTTCTAGCCCCAACCCCAGCACCATCGCGGCCTTTTGAATGGAGGTGTGGGCCATATCAGAGGCAAACATCACCGGAGCCGCCTGTCCGGCGATGCCCCCGCCCAGACAGCCCAACTTCACATTGCGAGCCACCGTCAACGCCTGCAAATTAGCCAGAGTGCCTCCACTGACCAAAAGCCCCCCAGATCGTTCTCCCAGCCCAAACATCTGGGCAATTTCCGCCATCAACAACGGCTCTAGCCGCGACAGCAAGGGCGACATTTCCACACTCAGCATGTTGTTGTTCAGGGCCGCTGTCACCCAATCCCCCAGGATGGAGACCGTGGTAGGCAAGGGATCCATATGGCCCAAATAGCTGGGATGAGCCGGGTTCATCGCCCCTGCCATCACCTCCTTCAAACCATCCACCAGCTCAGCCAAACTCCCCGACTGGTCAGGAATCGTGCGATAGATACTCCCTTCAGCTAAGGGCATTGGCCCCTGCTGTCCAGCCACCGCCAGGTAGTCCGTAATATCTTCGGCCACCCTCTGCATCACCGCCACCATCGCATCCCGGTTTTGGCCTAGGGGATGAACAAAGGCATGGACAGGCAAACCAGCAGGAACCATAGCAGACCTAAGGGCAAAGAGCATCCTCTATTATCGATCACCGCTGGGATCGGGCGGCGTGAAAATCTGCACTAAGTTACTTTTCAGCAATGAGTTGCCACAGCAGGGAGATCGTAACGAAAGTCCTCTAGAAAGTTAAGCAAAGTTTTACTTTATAGATCTCTCCAAATGCAGCCGCTAAACTTAAAAAATAGGCTATCTTGTCGGCTTCGATGGTGCTCTACTTGGCAGGATAAAGAGACTATGAAGATTTTATTTTTGGCCGCAAATCCACGCGGAACAGATCAACTTCAACTTGATCAGGAAGCTAAGAAAATTGAAGATGGCTTAGAGCGCTCTAAATTAAGAGAGCAATTTACCTTAGTTACCAAATGGGCTGTTGACGCCGAAAGTCTGCGTCGAGCCATGCTGAAAGAGCAGCCTGACATTGTCCACTTTTCTGGCCATGGTGCTGGCGATACAGGTCTTGTGCTTGTCGGACAAGATGGAAGTCCTAAGCCTGCAACTGCTGAAGCTTTATCTGGGCTTTTTCAGATCTTCCATGATGTTAAATGTGTTCTTCTGAATGCCTGCTTTGCCGAGATACAAGCAAAGGCTATCGTTGAACATATTGATTATGTTATTGGCATGAAGCGAGCAGTAAAAGATAGTACTGCTATTGCTTTTGCGACAGGCTTTTATGATGGCCTAGGTTATGGTCTAGATATTGAAGATGCTTTTAAACTGGGACGTAATGCCATCCAATTCGAGGTAGCCAGTTTTCCAAACCATCGCCAGGTAAGTCAAGACAGCAGGGATATCGAACTTCCCGATGTTGAGCCGTATGAAGCTGTCGATATTAGCGAAGATCTTAATCCCACCCTACTGAAAAAAGATAGATTAGCTAAAACCGACTTAGGTTCTGTTGTCGCCTCTGAATCTTTAGCCGAAAAGCTAAGGGCGGCTGAAACCATGAATACGACTGAAGCGATTGATCAGTATCGTAGTCGAGTCAGGGACTTTTTGGCTGACCAAAAGCTTAATCCTATTGAGGAGTTTCAGCTAGCTACTCTAGCGAAGGTTCTAGGGATTTCAGACCTGATGGCAAATCAAGTCCTCAAAGAGGAGCAACAGGTTATCGATGCTGCCCGCAAGAACTACCGGGCCGTCTTCCAAGAAACCATCAGCAAGGGCTACTATCCCTTTAGCTCTCAGATTAACCAAGAGCTCAAAGAGCTACAATCTCAGCTTGGATTGAGCAACGCTGATGTTGAAGAAATTACCCTGCCTATCATTCTCAGCTATGAAAAAAATCGCCGCACTTCTGGGCCTCGAACAACTCATCCCACCCCAATTAGCTACTCGCCTGGCCCAGTTCGTCCCTTTATTTCCAGCCGCAATTTTATCCTTGGGGCCCTGCTTGCGGCCTCTGGCATCGTGTCCACGTTACTGATTATCAACTTGCCCAATCCATCCCCCCTGCCTGATATGCCGGAGACGCCGCCTTCTCAAGCCCAAGAACCTCACCCAATGGGAGCAACTCCAGAATCGGATGAAGTACCTGCTGTCATCTCGCCAGGAGCTCAGTCGGTGAATATCCGCGCTGGACGGAGCGCCAATACTGATGTAGTTGCTATTCTTTCCCGTGGTGAGGTCTTCTACACGTTGCCCGAGAACGGCGACTGGTGGCCTGTGCGGAACACGAGTGGCAGCTTAGGCTACGTCCGCAGTAGCTGGATTAGCCTAGATTCAGTCGATAGTTCTAGCACCCCTCAACCTTCAAGATCCACTGCTGTTCAGCCAACGCCAGAGCCTCACCCCATGGGGCTAACTCCAGGCCCTAATGAGGTTCCAGCCGTCATCCAGAATGCTCAGGCTGTGAACATCCGGTCTGGACGCAGTAATGACGCCTCGGTAGTAGGTACGTTGAGCCAAGGAGAGGTTTTTCAAACGATTCCGCAGGGGCAGGTAGGATGGTGGCCCGTGCGGAAGGCGAACGGCACTTTAGGTTATGTTTACAGCACCCGGATTAGACTGGCTTCTGACAATTCAGCTAACTTTCACCCCCTAGACCCTCGTAATCCTAGCGCTCCCACGGCTGTGCAGAGAGCGACGATTCAAACCAACGATGGGTTTCTGGTGGTAAGGACGGATAAGACACCTCAATCCCCCGAGGTGGATCGGATCGTGACTGGGGAAGTATTTGAGACCATTCCTCAGAGTGATACTTGGTGGCCAGTGCGGACGGCAGATGGCAGCCTAGGGTATAGCAATAGCGCCTATATCAGGCTTGCTGAGTAAGTTTTTAGGGTTGATGGTTGACTCCTAAATACTGGCGGCCAGGATGTGGCGCTGGATGAACTGGCGCAGGTGGTGGTCAAAGTCGGCCCCTGCTTGGGAAATGAGGTCGTTGTGGTCGGCGTTGGGCACCAGCCAGAGTTCCTTGGGGGCGGGGGTGGCCTGGTAGAGGGCTTGGCCCATGGTGGCGGGCACCGAGGCATCGGCCAGCCCATGAATGTAGAGGGTGGGCATGGTTAGGTGGGGCACCTTGGCCAGCGACTCAAAATGCTGGGTGAGGATCGTCCGCACCGGAAACCAGTTCTGGTAAGCAGATCGTTCGGCCATATCGCCCATGGAGGTAAAGGTTCCCTCCACCACCACCCCCGCCAGAGAGGAAGCGTGGATGGCAAGATTAATCGCAAGGGCACCGCCGAGGGAGTGACCGTAGACGATCAGATGATGGGGGTCAACGGCTTTTTCGCGAATTAGGAAATTGTACGCAGCCATGGCATCGGCGTAGAGACGGGCCTCGTTGGGGAAAGGCCCAGAACTACGGCCATAGCCTCGGTAGTCTACGGTGAGCACAGAGACGCCTAGGAGGCGCAGACGCTGAACCTGGCTGATGTTGCTAGCAATGCTGCCGGAGTTGCCGTGCAGATAGAGAACCGTCAGCCCAGGGGAAGCTTCGGCAGGTAGCCACCAACCATGGAGTTGCCCCGCTGCGCCATCGGCCTCCACTGGAATCCAAACCTCGTCGTAGTCGATGCCCCAATCCGCTGGCGTTAGCGGGTCGAGAGCCGTGGGAAGGTACATCATTCGCCGCTGTATCAGCCAAAGCCACCCACACAGCGCCCCGTACACTAGACCAGAAACACCCAGAAGGCCAAGCAGAAGTTTGAGGAAGGTCATAGCCAGGGCCAGGTAGATGCGGCAAGGAGTCTTATCATTGATGCCCATTATGGCGGAGGCCCGAAATTCCCCCTGCCGCGACTGTGACGCTTTTTCTCTAGATAGGATGGTGGCACTTATGCTAGGCCACCCTAGTCTCTAGGCTACTCTGGGTCTCCCAGTGGTCTGGGCCTAGGGCAACCGGTAGTGGATTAACGTAAAAGATAGAGAAAATAAGCCATCGTCGTCGCATTTCTAGCTTCTGAGGGCGTAGGCCCTATGACCATCAAGATGACCTGTCCAACCTGTGGGTCTCACGATATCTCCAAGAACGGCACCACTCGGTGTGGTAAGCAAAACTACAAGTGCCAAGACTGCAACCGCCAATTCGTTGAGGATCTCCCGTGGAAGCCGAAAGACAAGAATGCACGGGCTTTCGTCAATCTACTACTGTTGGAGAACATACTGTCCTTTTCCAAAACGCTAGAGAATCACATTGGTGCGACTGGTACAGATTAGATTTAATGATGAGTATTGTCCACCCTACCTTCTAGGTTTACCAATGATTAAATCTGTTGCATCTTGAGAATAGGTGCACTGCGCTGACCCCGTGGCGCTAGGGTTTTCATAACAATACGGTATTAGAAATCTACGAGGGGGAGGATCTTTGCTACCTGGTTGAGTTCGCAGATTTGGAAGGTTGTGAATACGCGATGGCAGTGTTGATGCCGGATGAAATCCTGCCCCTGCGTTAGAAACAGCGCGTTAGAAGTGGCCGTTAACTGGCTGAAAACGCTACTCAATAGAATGGGCTGGCAAGATGTGGCGACTTGAATGCAAAGTCGCCAGTGCTAGGGTTGGCTAGGGGAGGGTTTGGTGGGAGAGCCTTTGGCCACAGGCTGAGGGCTGAGGCTACGAAAATAGCTCCCGCCCACGGTAAACCAAAACCCCACATAGGCTAGGAGCTGTACGAGATAAAGATGATCGCGATAGCCCAGCAGAGTTTTGAGCACTAGACCGGGGAACTGTCGCTCTGACAGCAGGGTGCTGGTATCCCACACCAGCGGCCCAAGGACACAGGAGGTTTGGGAAAAACAGAGATCCACAGCCCGACGGTCAATCTGGCTGAGGGCGGCGAGGGCGGCATCGAGGTTTTTAAATACCGATACCACCAGTCCGCCCACAATCAGCAGCAGCAGCAGCCCCATGACCTGGAAAAACTGTTTGAGGTTAATCCGCACGCCCCAGCGAAAGAGGGCCAGACCAATGAGTGCGGCCCCCAGCAGTCCGGCCAGGGCCCCCGTTGCCGCCGCCGTACTGGCTTCGACATTGGTGAACACAAACAGCACCGTTTCAAACCCCTCCCGCAGCACCGCAATGCAGACCAGACTAAACAAACTCCAGCCAGCGGTTTGGCTGTCTTGCAGGGCCGACTGCACCGTCCCTTCAATCTCACCCTTGAGACTGCGGGCTTGGCGAGTCATCCACAGCAGCATCCAGCTCAGCATAATAATGGCCACCGCCCCAAATAGGACATTGAGCAGGGGCTTGAGGATACTTTGCAAACTGGGTAACACCTGCTGAAGCTGTTGTAGGCCAGACCCCAGCGCGATCCCAATCATCACGCTACCCACCAGCCCTGCTACCACACCCAAATATACCCAGCGGTTGAGGGCTTGTCGTTGGGCCTTGGCCAGACAGGCCAGCACAATTCCCACCACTAGGGCCGCTTCTACGCCCTCGCGCAGGGTAATAACGAAGGTGGGCAGAGCGGCAGTGAAGTCCATGGCTTTTGGTGGGGCAATGCGGTAGTTCTGTTTAGTATTGTGTCAGACTCTTTTGTTCCTTGCCGCGCCAATCGTCTTCCCTGGCTCCCTTTCCGGCTCCTTTGGCCCACGCACCTCAGAGGTAACGCCATCCCCCGCCCGGTTTGTGCTCGTTATCTTAAGAAAAGTTGGGACATTACTTATAATTTATCCAGGAATTGTATTATTCCGACATTGCTCTTTACAAAGAAATGCTAGGCTTGAGGCCGCTGCCTGCGTTGCGCCCCCGGCATTGCACCCAGTTCCCGAAGCTTTCCATCGCCATGATGGGATCGGCCAGTTGTTACCCCTGATACACGATGCCTCGTATACTCGTCATTGATGATGATCCCGCCATTGCAGAGCTAGTTTCTGTCAATTTGGAAATGGCTGGCTATGATGTGAACCAAGCTGGCGACGGCATTAAGGGGCAAGCCTTGGCGGTGCAGCTCATACCTGATTTAATTATGCTCGACCTGATGCTGCCCAAGGTAGATGGTCTAACGGTATGCCAGCGCCTCCGACGGGATCGGCGCACCGCTGAGATTCCGGTGCTGATGCTCACGGCCCTCAGCCAAACCCAAGATAAAGTTGACGGCTTCAACGCCGGAGCCGATGACTACCTAACCAAGCCCTTCGAGCTGGACGAAATGCTGGCCAGGGTACGGGCCTTGCTGCGCCGCACCGACCGCATTCCCCAAGCCGCCAAGCACAGCGAAATCCTCAACTATGGCCCCCTCACCCTCATCCCAGAGCGCTACGAAGCCATCTGGTTTGACAAAACCGTGAAGCTCACCCATCTAGAATTTGAGTTGCTGCACTGCCTGCTTCAGCGCCACGGCCAAACGGTCTCCCCCAGCCAAATTTTGCAGGAAGTCTGGGGTTACGAACCTAACGACGACATCGAAACTATCCGTGTCCATGTTCGCCACCTCCGCACCAAGCTAGAACCGGATCCACGCCATCCGAAATACATCAAAACCGTCTACGGTGCGGGCTACTGCCTAGAACTTCCCGCCTCTAGCAGCCAAGCCATGGCCGAGAGCGCGTCCTAGAACAGCCTCCTAGAGCAACCGAACCTAGGGCTACCCAAGGGCGCAGTCGGGAAACGTCTTGAGGGGCATTCTAGATTAGGCAGGTGCCTGGTAGCTGTGCTGGCCAGCGTTGGTTAGCGTCTGCCCTGTCTTATACCAAATCCAAGTTAGGAAACCCCGATTCTTAACCCCGCCAACGGTAGGGGCAAGGCCTCTTCGCCCGATAATGATACCGGGGGCAAACGAGCCGGATTTAGTATTGGATCTTGGCGAAAGCGCCCGTAGAAAATGATAAAAAAAGAGCCTTCTAAACGTAGAAGACCCTTTTTGTAACGGGCGAGGAGGGATTCGAACCCCCGACACCGTGGTCCGTAGCCACGTGCTCTAGTCCACTGAGCTACACGCCCCTGTCAGGCTTTTTATCTTATCACAGTCTTTTGGTAATTTGGAGGCAGGAACAACATTTTTCGCGATCTTTAAAGGCATTCTAGGAGCACCCCATGACCGCCCCCGTTGACCTCAGCCACCTAGACGCCCAAGGCCAAGCTCATATGGTGGATGTGAGCGCCAAGGCCACCACTGTGCGGCAGGCGGTGGCCGAAGCCATTGTTAAAATGCAGCCCCAAACCTTAGCCACCATCGAAGCGGGGAATGCCCCGAAGGGAGATGTGCTGGGGACGGCGCGGATTGCAGGCATTATGGCGGCAAAGCAAACGGCGAACCTGATTCCCCTGTGCCATCCGCTGCCCATTCATGGGGTGGAGGTGGCGATTAATCCCGATGCTAGTCTACCGGGCTACCGCATTCAGGCCACGGTTAACGTCAAGGCGGAAACCGGGGTGGAAATGGAGGCCCTAACGGCGGCCTCGGTGGCGGCTCTGACCCTGTACGACATGGCTAAGGCCCTGGAGAAGGCGATGGAGATTCAGTCCATCCGGCTGCTGAGCAAAACTGGGGGGAAATCCAGCGATTATCAGGCTGCTGCCCCCCAGGCTCGGTAGCGCAGGCCATGGTGCTGGGGGCAGACCAGGGCAGGGCAGAAATCCCTATCAACCCTCACCGCGCCCAATGACGCTGTATCCAGTGGTTCTGAGCCCAATGATGGAAGGACTGCCAGACCTGCTGACCCCAGCGCTGTCCCCTGACCCAGATCGACCCTAGGGGGGAGGGTGGGGGCGAGACGGCGGCATGAGCGCTGTTTTGGAGTTGACAGCTTTGTAATTGGTTGAGGAGGTCGGCCAGGGCTGGATCGGCCAGGGCAAATTGGGCGGGTAGGCAGCGATCCTGGTTTTGGCAAGAACGGCACAGCATAGGCAGACAAGCCGAAGCTTGGGGCGCAACAACGACGGAGACACAATCAGCGACAGCGCTAGGGGGAAGTTGGGAATAGGGGCGTTGCCTCGCCTATTCTGAACGATCCCTCAGGCTTAGGGTTCCCCAACGGAACAATCCAACGCAAAGCGTTACGATTCCGCACGCTAGGTTTTGCACGCTAGGTATAGCCCAAGCCCTAGGCGGAAACGGTGCGCTGTGAACATACGGGATAGCTGCGC contains:
- a CDS encoding pyridoxal phosphate-dependent decarboxylase family protein, with translation MVPAGLPVHAFVHPLGQNRDAMVAVMQRVAEDITDYLAVAGQQGPMPLAEGSIYRTIPDQSGSLAELVDGLKEVMAGAMNPAHPSYLGHMDPLPTTVSILGDWVTAALNNNMLSVEMSPLLSRLEPLLMAEIAQMFGLGERSGGLLVSGGTLANLQALTVARNVKLGCLGGGIAGQAAPVMFASDMAHTSIQKAAMVLGLGLEGVILIPSSQGRMDVAALEQAIAQAQAQGQQPFAVVATAGTTVTGNIDPLPAIHQIAQAHDLWFHVDAAYGGALAFSPQHRHRLAGIEVADSVTFNPQKWLYVTKTCASVLFREMGLLQSHFRIPAPYMNTDADWVNLGEISVQGTRHPDVLKLWLSLQHLGKAGCAALVDHGYHLAALMVDHIHQRPYLALATEPEMNVLCFRGCPPDQPEDTWDAWNTGLQHFLLTEAEVFLSLPLWQGQRWLKAVLLNPFTTPDHIVALFDAIDRYAAAHGPSLP
- a CDS encoding SH3 domain-containing protein, which encodes MKILFLAANPRGTDQLQLDQEAKKIEDGLERSKLREQFTLVTKWAVDAESLRRAMLKEQPDIVHFSGHGAGDTGLVLVGQDGSPKPATAEALSGLFQIFHDVKCVLLNACFAEIQAKAIVEHIDYVIGMKRAVKDSTAIAFATGFYDGLGYGLDIEDAFKLGRNAIQFEVASFPNHRQVSQDSRDIELPDVEPYEAVDISEDLNPTLLKKDRLAKTDLGSVVASESLAEKLRAAETMNTTEAIDQYRSRVRDFLADQKLNPIEEFQLATLAKVLGISDLMANQVLKEEQQVIDAARKNYRAVFQETISKGYYPFSSQINQELKELQSQLGLSNADVEEITLPIILSYEKNRRTSGPRTTHPTPISYSPGPVRPFISSRNFILGALLAASGIVSTLLIINLPNPSPLPDMPETPPSQAQEPHPMGATPESDEVPAVISPGAQSVNIRAGRSANTDVVAILSRGEVFYTLPENGDWWPVRNTSGSLGYVRSSWISLDSVDSSSTPQPSRSTAVQPTPEPHPMGLTPGPNEVPAVIQNAQAVNIRSGRSNDASVVGTLSQGEVFQTIPQGQVGWWPVRKANGTLGYVYSTRIRLASDNSANFHPLDPRNPSAPTAVQRATIQTNDGFLVVRTDKTPQSPEVDRIVTGEVFETIPQSDTWWPVRTADGSLGYSNSAYIRLAE
- a CDS encoding alpha/beta hydrolase → MMYLPTALDPLTPADWGIDYDEVWIPVEADGAAGQLHGWWLPAEASPGLTVLYLHGNSGSIASNISQVQRLRLLGVSVLTVDYRGYGRSSGPFPNEARLYADAMAAYNFLIREKAVDPHHLIVYGHSLGGALAINLAIHASSLAGVVVEGTFTSMGDMAERSAYQNWFPVRTILTQHFESLAKVPHLTMPTLYIHGLADASVPATMGQALYQATPAPKELWLVPNADHNDLISQAGADFDHHLRQFIQRHILAASI
- a CDS encoding FTR1 family protein — its product is MDFTAALPTFVITLREGVEAALVVGIVLACLAKAQRQALNRWVYLGVVAGLVGSVMIGIALGSGLQQLQQVLPSLQSILKPLLNVLFGAVAIIMLSWMLLWMTRQARSLKGEIEGTVQSALQDSQTAGWSLFSLVCIAVLREGFETVLFVFTNVEASTAAATGALAGLLGAALIGLALFRWGVRINLKQFFQVMGLLLLLIVGGLVVSVFKNLDAALAALSQIDRRAVDLCFSQTSCVLGPLVWDTSTLLSERQFPGLVLKTLLGYRDHLYLVQLLAYVGFWFTVGGSYFRSLSPQPVAKGSPTKPSPSQP
- a CDS encoding response regulator transcription factor yields the protein MPRILVIDDDPAIAELVSVNLEMAGYDVNQAGDGIKGQALAVQLIPDLIMLDLMLPKVDGLTVCQRLRRDRRTAEIPVLMLTALSQTQDKVDGFNAGADDYLTKPFELDEMLARVRALLRRTDRIPQAAKHSEILNYGPLTLIPERYEAIWFDKTVKLTHLEFELLHCLLQRHGQTVSPSQILQEVWGYEPNDDIETIRVHVRHLRTKLEPDPRHPKYIKTVYGAGYCLELPASSSQAMAESAS
- the moaC gene encoding cyclic pyranopterin monophosphate synthase MoaC, which translates into the protein MTAPVDLSHLDAQGQAHMVDVSAKATTVRQAVAEAIVKMQPQTLATIEAGNAPKGDVLGTARIAGIMAAKQTANLIPLCHPLPIHGVEVAINPDASLPGYRIQATVNVKAETGVEMEALTAASVAALTLYDMAKALEKAMEIQSIRLLSKTGGKSSDYQAAAPQAR